Proteins encoded by one window of Collimonas fungivorans:
- a CDS encoding amino acid ABC transporter substrate-binding protein: MMSSKLVVALVGLGVMVGSVQAQELTGTLKKIKDTGSITLGVRDSSIPFSYLDDKQSYQGYSIDLCLKAATAIQKQLGLTALNVKMVPVTSATRIPLISNGTIDLSCDSATNNAERQKVVSFAPTMYVTANRILAKKSSNIKTLDDLKGKTIVSTSGTSNLKQVTILNGERNLGMNILAAKDHAEAFLMVETGRATAFVMDDILLASLAASSRAPADYEITKEALSVEPYGIIERKDDLPFKKAVDTALSNVYTSGQINDIYAKWFLKAIPPKGINLNVPVSPELKAAFAKPTDSGDPAAYAAVPEAQKQSLKLKKK, translated from the coding sequence ATGATGTCATCAAAATTAGTCGTTGCTTTGGTTGGCTTGGGAGTAATGGTTGGCTCCGTACAAGCGCAAGAACTGACCGGAACACTCAAAAAAATCAAGGATACCGGCAGCATTACCCTGGGTGTGCGCGATTCCTCCATTCCATTCTCTTACCTTGATGACAAACAATCGTATCAAGGTTACTCGATCGACTTGTGCCTGAAAGCTGCGACCGCCATTCAGAAACAGCTCGGCCTGACCGCCTTGAACGTGAAGATGGTTCCAGTGACTTCGGCCACCCGCATCCCGCTGATCTCCAACGGCACCATCGACCTGTCCTGCGATTCCGCCACCAACAATGCTGAGCGCCAAAAGGTTGTTTCCTTTGCGCCGACCATGTACGTGACCGCGAACCGCATCCTGGCCAAGAAATCCTCCAACATCAAGACGCTGGACGACCTCAAGGGCAAGACCATTGTTTCCACTTCCGGCACTTCGAACCTGAAGCAAGTCACGATCCTCAATGGCGAGCGCAACCTCGGCATGAACATCCTGGCTGCCAAAGACCATGCTGAAGCTTTCCTGATGGTGGAAACCGGCCGTGCCACGGCGTTCGTGATGGACGACATCCTGCTGGCATCGCTGGCGGCCAGCTCGAGAGCGCCTGCCGACTATGAAATCACCAAGGAAGCGCTGTCGGTCGAGCCGTACGGCATCATCGAACGCAAGGACGACCTGCCATTCAAGAAAGCGGTCGACACTGCGCTGAGCAATGTCTACACCTCGGGCCAGATCAACGACATCTACGCAAAATGGTTCCTGAAGGCGATTCCGCCTAAGGGCATCAACCTGAACGTTCCAGTCAGCCCTGAGCTGAAGGCTGCGTTTGCCAAGCCTACCGATTCGGGCGATCCGGCTGCCTATGCTGCCGTCCCTGAAGCGCAGAAACAATCGTTGAAGTTGAAGA